In Flavobacterium endoglycinae, one DNA window encodes the following:
- a CDS encoding cbb3-type cytochrome c oxidase N-terminal domain-containing protein, with amino-acid sequence MKKFFPVYVRVPLIFFIVFALMEFFIDSGDKPAFIKYPMVSLFLLLFLFILIAIEITLSAVNRVLYQLMTPEEKAKLEYENSLSLKESTWFKELMHKLTKTEPMSKEADLLMDHDYDGIKELDNNLPPWWVYLFYICIFFGVVYVIRYDVLGADDQEMELKKELAQAKIDVAEYMKTAPDLMDEKTVVLLTDAPSLAEGKTIFTTNCAACHRADAGGQIGPNLTDDRWILGGGIKNLFHTITNGGRDGKGMIAWKGTLKPKEIQKVASYILSLQGSNPKDPKAPEGEVWVDDAAPKSDAAANKPADSAEVKK; translated from the coding sequence ATGAAAAAGTTTTTCCCAGTATACGTTAGAGTACCGTTGATTTTCTTCATCGTATTTGCTTTAATGGAATTTTTTATAGACTCAGGCGATAAGCCAGCTTTTATAAAATATCCAATGGTGTCTCTGTTTTTGCTTCTCTTTTTATTCATTTTGATTGCAATCGAAATTACGCTAAGTGCTGTAAATAGAGTGCTGTATCAATTAATGACGCCAGAAGAAAAAGCGAAATTAGAATATGAAAACAGTTTAAGCTTAAAAGAAAGTACCTGGTTCAAAGAATTAATGCATAAGCTTACTAAAACTGAACCAATGTCTAAAGAAGCTGATTTGTTGATGGATCATGATTATGACGGAATCAAAGAACTTGATAATAATTTACCGCCATGGTGGGTGTATTTATTCTACATCTGTATCTTCTTTGGAGTTGTGTACGTAATTCGATATGATGTTTTAGGAGCGGATGATCAAGAAATGGAGCTTAAAAAAGAATTAGCCCAAGCAAAAATTGATGTTGCTGAATATATGAAAACCGCACCTGATTTAATGGATGAAAAAACAGTTGTTTTACTTACCGATGCCCCAAGCTTAGCAGAAGGTAAAACGATATTTACAACAAATTGTGCTGCCTGCCACCGTGCCGATGCCGGAGGTCAGATTGGACCAAACCTTACAGATGACCGTTGGATTTTAGGAGGAGGAATTAAAAACCTATTCCACACCATTACAAACGGAGGACGAGACGGAAAAGGTATGATTGCTTGGAAAGGAACCTTAAAACCTAAGGAAATTCAAAAAGTAGCAAGTTATATCCTGTCTTTACAGGGAAGTAATCCTAAAGATCCAAAAGCCCCTGAAGGAGAGGTTTGGGTTGACGATGCCGCACCAAAATCAGACGCCGCAGCTAATAAACCAGCTGATAGTGCCGAAGTTAAAAAATAA
- a CDS encoding CcoQ/FixQ family Cbb3-type cytochrome c oxidase assembly chaperone, translated as MFEQIKHNMETISGIEIYPIISLLIFFLFFVGLGFWVFSYRKEKIQEMSNIPLDEGLV; from the coding sequence ATGTTTGAACAAATAAAACACAATATGGAAACGATATCGGGTATAGAAATTTACCCGATTATTTCCCTCTTGATTTTCTTCCTTTTTTTCGTAGGATTAGGCTTTTGGGTGTTCTCTTATAGAAAAGAAAAAATTCAGGAAATGAGTAATATACCTTTAGATGAAGGCTTGGTGTAA
- the ccoN gene encoding cytochrome-c oxidase, cbb3-type subunit I, with protein MEMEQFYYDNKIVKKFIYATILFGVVGMLVGLTLAVMYLFPNITDGISWLSYGRLRPLHTNAVIFAFVGNAFFAGMYYSMQRLLKTRMFSDFLTNLHFWGWQLIIVAAAITLPLGYTSSKEYAELEWPIDIAIALIWVVMGINMIGTMLKRRERHLYVAIWFYIATFVTVAVLHIFNNIEIPVSGLKSYSVYAGVQDALVQWWYGHNAVAFFLTTPFLGLMYYFVPKVANRPIYSYRLSIIHFWSLIFIYIWAGPHHLLYSALPSWAQNLGVAFSVMLIAPSWGGMINGLLTLRGAWDKVREEPVLKFFVVAITGYGMATFEGPMLSLKNVNALAHYTDWIVAHVHVGALAWNGFMSFGIIYWLIPRMTKSTLFSKKLANFHFWIGTLGIIIYTIPLYVAGFQQASMWKQFNPDGTLTYGNFLETVTAIMPMYWMRAIGGSLYLIGMLTLVYNIIMTVKAGETIEDELAQAPALQKIKSNRLSGEKFHSWLERKPIQLTILATIAILIGGIIQIVPTIMVKTNIPTITSVKPYTPLELEGRDLYIREGCVGCHSQSVRPFRSEVERYGVQSKAGEFVYDHPFLWGSKRTGPDLLRVGGKYNDNWHFNHFWNPQSISAGSIMPGYKWLFDNKPMDISLTEKKMKAMKTLGVPYSDEQIANAQRTLREQAVKIEKSLESDPDFVKSYEESRKKAEAKGEKFVPMNEREIVALIAYIQRLGTDIKVKETK; from the coding sequence ATGGAAATGGAACAGTTTTATTACGACAACAAAATTGTAAAAAAATTCATTTACGCCACTATTCTTTTTGGAGTAGTGGGTATGTTAGTGGGACTGACCTTGGCGGTTATGTACCTTTTTCCCAACATTACAGACGGGATTTCCTGGCTTAGTTATGGTCGTTTAAGACCATTACACACCAATGCAGTTATCTTTGCCTTTGTTGGAAATGCTTTTTTTGCAGGAATGTATTATTCGATGCAGAGATTGCTTAAAACCAGAATGTTTAGTGATTTTTTAACTAATCTGCATTTCTGGGGCTGGCAGTTAATCATCGTTGCAGCAGCAATCACACTGCCTTTAGGATATACTTCGTCAAAAGAGTATGCCGAACTTGAATGGCCTATTGATATTGCAATAGCGTTAATCTGGGTGGTAATGGGGATTAACATGATTGGAACAATGCTAAAACGCAGAGAACGTCATTTATATGTTGCCATTTGGTTTTACATTGCCACGTTCGTAACAGTTGCGGTTCTACATATTTTTAATAATATTGAAATTCCAGTTTCTGGTTTAAAAAGTTACTCAGTTTATGCAGGTGTTCAAGATGCACTTGTACAATGGTGGTACGGACATAATGCGGTTGCATTCTTCTTAACAACACCTTTCTTGGGATTGATGTATTATTTCGTTCCAAAAGTAGCAAACCGACCTATCTACTCTTATAGATTATCAATTATTCACTTCTGGTCTTTAATCTTTATCTATATCTGGGCAGGACCTCACCACTTACTATATTCTGCTCTTCCAAGCTGGGCACAAAACTTAGGAGTTGCATTCTCGGTTATGTTAATCGCTCCATCTTGGGGAGGTATGATAAACGGTCTTTTAACTTTAAGAGGAGCGTGGGACAAAGTTCGTGAAGAACCAGTTTTAAAATTCTTCGTCGTAGCGATTACAGGTTACGGAATGGCGACTTTTGAAGGACCAATGCTTTCTCTTAAAAATGTAAACGCTCTCGCTCACTATACTGACTGGATCGTAGCTCACGTACACGTAGGAGCTTTAGCATGGAACGGATTTATGTCATTTGGTATTATTTATTGGTTAATTCCGAGAATGACCAAAAGCACCTTGTTTTCTAAGAAATTAGCGAATTTCCACTTCTGGATTGGAACATTAGGAATTATTATCTACACCATTCCATTATATGTAGCAGGTTTTCAACAAGCTTCAATGTGGAAACAATTTAACCCAGACGGTACTTTAACTTACGGAAATTTCCTTGAAACGGTAACTGCAATCATGCCAATGTATTGGATGAGAGCAATTGGAGGAAGTTTATACCTAATTGGTATGTTAACATTGGTTTACAATATTATAATGACTGTAAAAGCAGGTGAAACAATTGAAGACGAATTGGCACAAGCTCCAGCTTTACAAAAAATAAAAAGCAATAGATTGAGCGGAGAAAAATTTCACTCATGGTTAGAAAGAAAACCAATCCAGTTAACCATTTTGGCTACTATCGCGATTTTAATTGGAGGTATTATACAAATTGTACCAACTATAATGGTTAAAACGAACATCCCAACTATTACTAGTGTAAAACCATATACACCTTTAGAATTAGAGGGACGTGATTTATACATTAGAGAAGGTTGCGTGGGCTGTCATTCACAATCTGTACGTCCATTTAGAAGTGAAGTAGAACGTTACGGAGTTCAATCAAAAGCAGGAGAATTTGTTTATGATCATCCATTCTTATGGGGTTCAAAACGTACAGGGCCAGATTTATTGAGAGTAGGTGGTAAGTACAATGATAACTGGCACTTTAACCACTTCTGGAATCCGCAAAGTATATCTGCTGGATCAATAATGCCAGGATATAAATGGTTATTTGATAATAAACCTATGGATATTTCATTGACAGAAAAGAAAATGAAAGCAATGAAAACCTTAGGTGTGCCATACTCTGATGAACAAATTGCAAACGCACAACGTACTTTAAGAGAACAAGCCGTTAAAATCGAAAAAAGTTTAGAAAGCGATCCTGACTTTGTCAAAAGTTACGAAGAAAGCCGTAAAAAAGCTGAGGCAAAAGGAGAGAAATTCGTTCCTATGAATGAAAGAGAAATAGTTGCTTTGATTGCTTACATTCAAAGACTTGGTACTGATATTAAAGTAAAAGAAACTAAATAA
- the ccoS gene encoding cbb3-type cytochrome oxidase assembly protein CcoS: protein MSVIYLLISVSIFVAVCFFIAFVIAVKSGQYDDDYTPSVRILFDDETKIISQNNNSPIEEKQV from the coding sequence ATGAGTGTTATTTATCTTTTAATTTCAGTAAGTATTTTCGTGGCAGTTTGCTTCTTTATTGCCTTTGTTATTGCCGTTAAGTCTGGACAGTATGATGACGATTATACACCATCAGTCAGAATCCTTTTTGATGATGAAACCAAAATTATTTCCCAAAATAATAATTCACCAATTGAAGAAAAACAAGTATAA
- a CDS encoding heavy metal translocating P-type ATPase, whose translation MSEQNCFHCGLVIPKNEEINFDEKKFCCTGCKTVYEIFSLNDLTCYYDFEKSPGATPQDIQGKYDFLENEAIISKVLEFQEGNTAIVSLNIPHIHCSSCIWILENLNRLQSGITTSQVNFPEKKVRITFNSETVSLKEIAYLLSSIGYEPYISLENYETGKNKIDRSLTYKLGVAFFCFGNIMLLSFPEYFEIKEFWLDSYKPFFRLLIFLLALPSFLYSASGYYVSAYHSIRTKMLNIDIPIALGIIVMFIRSSYDMLMDHGPGFFDSLASLVFFMLLGKMFQIKTYSFLSFERDFKSYFPIAVTRINSDLSEESVPIYDVLKGNRLLIRNQELIPVDGILISEKAEIDYSFVTGEAVPITKVSGDKVFAGGKQIGKVIEMEVLHSVSQSYLTQLWSNEIFQKKVDQKHKTITDKISRYFTPILLLIAFVGFGYWIFFDANTAFNVFTAVLIVACPCALALTAPFTFGNILRIMGKQKMYLKNALVIEQLAKVDTIVFDKTGTITTNKKSNIEYEGKKLSDQNYELIKNVLRGSNHPLSRMLYDFLPEYGRIKIAEFEEITGKGILALADNKQVKIGSASFVESSVLDTSEIEKTALHIKIDNEYYGKFVFQNQYRDGLEELFKTLSKDYDIKVLSGDNDGERANLEAILPQNTELIFNQKPEQKLEFIKKLQKTGKNVMMVGDGLNDAGALAQSNVGISVSENVNVFSPACDAILDAGEFSRLNYFLKLSHKSILIIKMSFTLSLLYNVVGLAFAVTGNLLPLVAAIIMPLSTITIVSFVTIMSNYFSKSKLS comes from the coding sequence ATGAGTGAGCAGAATTGTTTTCATTGTGGATTAGTAATTCCAAAAAATGAAGAAATCAATTTTGATGAGAAGAAGTTTTGTTGTACCGGCTGTAAAACGGTTTACGAAATTTTTAGTCTAAATGATTTAACCTGCTACTATGATTTTGAAAAATCGCCTGGAGCCACACCGCAGGATATTCAAGGCAAATATGACTTTTTAGAAAATGAAGCTATTATTTCTAAAGTGCTAGAATTTCAAGAAGGAAATACTGCAATAGTTTCATTAAATATTCCACACATACACTGCAGTTCATGTATTTGGATTTTAGAAAACCTTAATCGTCTTCAGTCTGGAATTACTACATCACAAGTAAATTTCCCAGAAAAAAAAGTCCGAATCACATTTAATTCTGAAACGGTTTCTTTAAAAGAAATCGCTTATCTGCTCAGCTCAATTGGTTACGAACCTTATATTAGCTTAGAAAATTATGAAACAGGAAAAAACAAAATTGATCGTAGTTTGACCTACAAACTTGGGGTTGCTTTCTTTTGTTTTGGTAACATCATGCTGCTTTCATTTCCAGAATATTTCGAAATAAAAGAATTTTGGCTCGATAGTTACAAACCGTTTTTCAGACTTTTGATTTTTCTTCTGGCATTGCCAAGTTTCTTGTATTCTGCCAGTGGTTATTATGTTTCGGCTTATCACAGTATTAGAACCAAAATGTTAAACATTGATATTCCAATTGCATTGGGGATTATAGTCATGTTTATACGTAGTTCTTACGATATGCTTATGGATCATGGGCCTGGCTTTTTTGATAGTTTAGCCAGTTTGGTTTTCTTCATGCTTCTTGGAAAAATGTTCCAGATCAAAACCTATAGTTTTTTAAGTTTTGAAAGAGATTTTAAATCCTATTTTCCTATTGCCGTAACAAGAATTAATTCTGATTTATCTGAAGAAAGCGTACCAATTTATGATGTTTTGAAAGGAAACCGACTCTTAATTAGAAACCAAGAATTAATTCCGGTTGATGGTATTTTAATTAGTGAAAAAGCAGAAATCGATTATAGTTTTGTTACAGGCGAAGCGGTGCCAATTACTAAAGTCTCTGGCGATAAAGTATTTGCTGGTGGAAAACAGATTGGAAAGGTAATCGAAATGGAAGTATTGCATTCTGTTTCACAAAGTTATCTTACTCAATTGTGGAGTAATGAGATTTTCCAGAAAAAAGTAGATCAAAAACATAAAACCATTACAGATAAAATAAGCCGTTATTTTACCCCAATATTATTATTGATAGCCTTTGTAGGTTTTGGTTATTGGATATTTTTTGATGCTAATACAGCTTTTAATGTCTTTACTGCTGTATTAATTGTGGCTTGTCCATGTGCTTTGGCGCTTACCGCTCCGTTTACTTTTGGGAATATTCTGCGTATTATGGGAAAACAGAAAATGTATCTCAAAAATGCTTTGGTAATTGAGCAATTGGCAAAAGTAGATACCATAGTTTTTGATAAAACTGGAACTATTACCACCAATAAAAAATCTAATATTGAGTATGAAGGAAAAAAACTTTCAGATCAAAATTATGAATTGATTAAAAATGTACTGCGAGGATCTAACCATCCGTTGAGCCGTATGTTATATGATTTCTTGCCTGAATATGGTAGAATTAAAATAGCAGAATTTGAAGAAATTACTGGTAAGGGTATTTTAGCTTTAGCAGATAATAAACAAGTAAAAATTGGCTCCGCTTCTTTTGTAGAAAGTTCTGTTTTAGATACATCAGAGATCGAAAAAACCGCTCTTCATATTAAAATTGATAATGAGTATTATGGGAAATTTGTGTTCCAAAACCAATATCGTGATGGATTAGAAGAACTTTTTAAAACACTTAGCAAAGACTATGATATAAAAGTACTTTCGGGTGATAATGATGGAGAAAGAGCAAATCTCGAAGCCATTTTACCACAAAACACCGAATTGATTTTTAATCAAAAACCCGAGCAGAAACTTGAATTTATCAAGAAACTGCAGAAAACAGGAAAAAATGTTATGATGGTTGGAGATGGTTTGAACGATGCTGGCGCTTTGGCACAGAGTAACGTTGGTATTTCTGTTTCTGAAAATGTAAATGTCTTTTCACCAGCCTGCGATGCCATTCTTGATGCAGGCGAATTTTCAAGGCTGAATTATTTCTTGAAACTATCTCATAAATCCATTTTAATTATTAAAATGAGTTTTACTTTATCACTGCTTTATAATGTCGTTGGACTTGCATTTGCAGTTACTGGAAACCTCCTTCCATTAGTAGCTGCTATCATTATGCCATTAAGCACCATTACGATTGTAAGTTTTGTTACGATTATGTCTAACTATTTCAGCAAGAGTAAATTAAGTTAG